A stretch of Ischnura elegans chromosome 4, ioIscEleg1.1, whole genome shotgun sequence DNA encodes these proteins:
- the LOC124157312 gene encoding protein CLP1 homolog produces the protein MSEEKDKDSNVQEFKLEPDTELRFEVESKHEVSLELKTGMAEVFGTELVKGKAYVFTSGAKIAVFTWQGCTVELKGKTDVVYIAKETPMIMYLNAHAALEQLRRKAEGEGGRGPIAMVVGPTDVGKSTICRLLLNYAVRMGRRPVFVDLDVGQGQISVPGTIGALLVERPATVEEGFSQQAPLVYHYGHKSPGNNPALYNMLVSRLAEVIQERMSSNRKANASGVIINTCGWVKGDGYRQLTHVAQAFEVDVILVLDQERLFNELVRDMPSFVKVVFLPKSGGVVERSQATRAEARDSRVKEYFYGLRSRLYPHSFDVRFSDVRVCKIGAPSLPDSCMPLGMKAEDNMTKLVSVTPGTNLLHHLLAVSFAASLDEDVIQSNVAGFVCVTNVDMERQLMTVLSPQPRPLPKTLLLLSDIQFMDSH, from the exons ATGTCTGAAGAAAAGGACAAAGATTCTAATGTTCAAGAGTTTAAGTTGGAGCCCGATACAGAATTAAGATTCGAGGTTGAGTCAAAGCATGAAGTCTCGTTAGAG TTGAAAACGGGAATGGCAGAAGTGTTCGGGACTGAATTAGTTAAAGGGAAAGCCTATGTGTTCACGTCTGGAGCAAAAATCGCTGTATTTACATGGCAGGGTTGTACAGTTGAGCTGAAAGGAAAAACGGATGTTGTGTACATAGCCAAGGAAACACCAATG ATCATGTACTTAAATGCTCATGCAGCTTTGGAGCAATTGAGACGAAAAGCTGAAGGAGAAGGTGGACGTGGTCCTATCGCTATGGTAGTTGGACCTACTGATGTTGGAAAATCTACAATATGTAGGCTGCTTTTAAATTATGCTGTAAGAATGGGAAGAAGACCAGTTTTTGTTGACCTTGATGTAGGACAGGGCCAAATATCTGTCCCAGGAACTATAG GAGCTCTCCTGGTGGAAAGACCTGCAACAGTggaggaaggattttctcaacaAGCTCCTTTGGTTTACCATTATGGCCACAAGTCTCCTGGAAACAATCCTGCCCTTTATAATATGCTAGTCTCAAGGCTAGCTGAAGTCATACAGGAGAGAATGAGCTCTAATCGAAAAG CTAATGCGTCTGGTGTGATCATCAATACCTGTGGCTGGGTGAAAGGAGATGGTTACCGGCAATTAACGCATGTTGCTCAGGCGTTTGAAGTTGATGTTATTCTAGTGTTGGACCAGGAGCGACTTTTTAATGAATTGGTGCGAGATATGCCTTCATTTGTGAAAGTTGTATTTCTCCCAAAGAGTGGTGGG GTAGTGGAACGTAGTCAAGCAACACGTGCGGAGGCTAGAGATTCGCGAGTGAAGGAGTATTTTTATGGCTTAAGGTCTCGGCTCTACCCACATTCTTTCGATGTGAGATTCTCTGATGTCAGAGTGTGCAAAATTGGTGCTCCATCCTTGCCAGACTCTTGTATGCCCCTGGGGATGAAAGCTGAAGATAACATGACCAAACTGGTGTCAGTTACTCCTG GTACAAATCTCCTCCATCACCTGCTAGCAGTGAGTTTTGCTGCTTCACTGGATGAAGATGTGATACAAAGCAATGTTGCTGGATTTGTTTGTGT gaCCAACGTGGACATGGAAAGGCAGCTCATGACTGTTCTCTCACCTCAACCACGACCGCTTCCTAAAACACTTCTTCTTTTATCAGATATCCAGTTCATGGATAGCCATTAA